A single Bos mutus isolate GX-2022 chromosome 25, NWIPB_WYAK_1.1, whole genome shotgun sequence DNA region contains:
- the PGP gene encoding glycerol-3-phosphate phosphatase, whose translation MAEAEAGGDDGRCVRLNAERAQALLADVDTLLFDCDGVLWRGETAVPGAPETLTALRARGKRLAFITNNSSKTREAYAEKLRCLGFGAPAGPDAGREVFGTAYCTALYLRQRLTGPPAPKAYVLGSVALAAELEAVGVSCVGVGPEPLLGDGPGAWLEAPLEPDVRAVVVGFDPHFSYMKLTKAVRYLQQPDCLLVGTNMDNRLPLENGRFIAGTGCLVRAVEMAAQRQADIIGKPSRFIFDCVSQEYGIHPERTVMVGDRLDTDILLGVTCGLKTILTLTGVSSLRDVKSNQESDCMAKKKMVPDFYVDSIADLLPALQG comes from the exons ATGGCGGAGGCGGAGGCTGGCGGCGACGACGGCCGCTGCGTGCGGCTGAACGCCGAGCGGGCCCAGGCGCTGCTGGCCGACGTGGACACGCTGCTGTTCGACTGCGACGGCGTGCTGTGGCGCGGCGAGACGGCGGTGCCCGGCGCGCCCGAGACCCTGACGGCGCTGAGGGCCCGCGGCAAGCGCCTCGCCTTCATCACCAACAACAGCAGCAAGACCCGCGAGGCTTACGCCGAAAAGCTGAGGTGCCTGGGCTTCGGCGCCCCGGCGGGGCCCGACGCCGGTCGCGAGGTCTTCGGCACGGCCTACTGCACCGCGCTCTACCTGCGCCAGCGCCTGACTGGCCCGCCGGCCCCCAAGGCCTACGTGCTGGGCAGCGTGGCCCTGGCCGCCGAGCTGGAGGCCGTGGGCGTCTCCTGCGTGGGCGTGGGGCCCGAGCCGCTGCTGGGCGATGGCCCCGGCGCCTGGCTGGAAGCGCCCCTGGAGCCCGATGTGCGCGCCGTCGTGGTGGGCTTCGATCCGCACTTCAGCTACATGAAGCTCACCAAGGCCGTGCGCTACCTGCAACAGCCCGACTGCCTGCTTGTGGGCACCAACATGGACAACCGACTCCCCCTGGAGAACGGCCGCTTCATCGCGG GTACCGGCTGTCTGGTCCGAGCCGTGGAGATGGCCGCCCAGCGCCAAGCCGACATCATAGGGAAGCCCAGCCGCTTCATCTTCGATTGCGTGTCCCAGGAGTACGGCATCCACCCAGAGCGTACCGTCATGGTGGGCGACCGCCTGGACACAGACATCCTCCTGGGCGTGACCTGTGGTCTGAAGACCATCCTGACCCTCACGGGTGTCTCCAGTCTGCGAGACGTGAAAAGTAATCAGGAAAGTGACTGCATGGCTAAGAAGAAAATGGTCCCTGACTTCTATGTTGACAGCATAGCCGACCTTTTGCCTGCCCTTCAAGGTTAA